Proteins co-encoded in one Malus domestica chromosome 09, GDT2T_hap1 genomic window:
- the LOC103407189 gene encoding methyl-CpG-binding domain-containing protein 11-like: MESKVDEVSVELSAPPAWKKKFCPKKGGTPWKNEIIFISPTGEEINNKKQLEQYLKEHPGNPAISEFDWSTGETPRRSARISEKVKMAPSPESEPPKKRGQKSSGSKDKVEAAGGEADATNEIQMKDAEVDEKKDGGKTEEETDQTKPEDGNDKTPTDAKETLGEETKEDVVEENPREEAAKNNKEDVPQAEGEQANGTNDNKQDDTATVTVEANGAAEKENLYGAAPPMDGEIKMKHDAAENDGKCNAQAEEKIKPKDGEVVENGKVEQGAQADAPQQLSS; this comes from the exons aTGGAGAGCAAAGTGGATGAAGTTTCTGTTGAGCTCTCAGCTCCTCCTGCTTGGAAGAAGAag TTTTGTCCCAAGAAGGGAGGCACACCATGGAAAAATGAAATCATATTCATTTCTCCAACAGGAGAGgagattaataataaaaaacaattggaGCAATACCTAAAAGAACATCCTGGTAACCCTGCAATATCAGAGTTTGATTGGAGCACTGGTGAAACCCCTAGGAGATCAGCTAGGATCAGTGAAAAGGTCAAGATGGCTCCATCACCAGAGAGCGAGCCTCCGAAAAAGAGAGGCCAAAAATCATCAGGTTCAAAGGACAAAGTGGAAGCTGCTGGAGGAGAAGCTGATGCTACAAATGAAATTCAAATGAAAGATGCAGAAGTAGATGAGAAGAAAGATGGAGGAAAAACTGAGGAAGAAACTGACCAGACTAAACCAGAGGATGGTAATGATAAGACCCCGACTGATGCTAAGGAAACTCTAGGTGAGGAGACAAAGGAAGATGTAGTAGAGGAAAACCCCAGAGAGGAAGCAGCtaaaaacaacaaagaagaTGTACCACAAGCTGAGGGAGAACAAGCAAATGGAACTAATGACAACAAACAGGATGACACAGCTACTGTGACTGTTGAAGCAAATGGGGCAGCAGAGAAAGAGAATCTGTATGGAGCCGCACCTCCTATGGACGGAGAGATCAAAATGAAACACGATGCAGCAGAGAATGATGGGAAATGCAATGCTCAAGCTGAAGAAAAAATCAAGCCCAAGGACGGGGAGGTTGTTGAAAATGGTAAGGTTGAGCAAGGGGCGCAAGCTGATGCCCCACAACAATTGAGCAGCTGA
- the LOC103407180 gene encoding glucan endo-1,3-beta-glucosidase 14-like: MDLSFLCLLLLFSTAAFVNVDASFTGTYGVNYGRIADNIPSPHSVVTLLKAAKIKNIRIYDADHEVLTAFKGSGIEIIVGLGNEFLKDISVNEDRATNWIKENVQPYIPGTHISGIAVGNEILGGTDIELSEVLLPAVKNVYNALSRLDLANSIQVSSPHSEAVFANSYPPSACIFKEDVAQFMKPLLEFFSQIKSPFYINAYPFLAYKSDPEHIDLNYALFKKNAGIRDTKTNLHYDNMFDAMVDASYFALEKAGFDKTEVIVSETGWASRGDESEAGANAKNARTYNYNLRKRLTKKKGTPHRPKTVVRAYIFALFNENLKPGPTSERNFGLFKADGSISYDIGFTGLVGPSAASSSLRNYKVFTSCAALLLLLLAS, encoded by the exons ATGGACCTCTCTTTCCTCTGCCTCCTCCTACTCTTCTCAACCGCTGCATTTGTCAATG TTGATGCCTCTTTTACCGGAACATATGGAGTAAACTATGGCAGGATCGCCGACAATATACCTTCGCCTCACAGCGTGGTGACGCTTCTTAAAGCGGCAAAGATAAAAAACATCAGGATATATGACGCTGATCATGAAGTTCTCACCGCCTTCAAGGGATCAGGTATAGAAATAATTGTAGGACTGGGAAATGAGTTCCTCAAAGACATCAGTGTGAACGAGGATCGCGCCACAAATTGGATAAAAGAAAATGTGCAGCCATACATTCCGGGGACTCACATTTCAGGAATAGCAGTGGGGAATGAGATCTTGGGGGGAACTGATATAGAGCTCTCAGAGGTCTTATTGCCTGCCGTAAAGAACGTTTACAATGCGCTTAGCCGGCTTGATTTGGCTAACTCCATTCAGGTCTCGAGTCCACATTCGGAGGCTGTGTTTGCAAATTCCTACCCACCATCGGCCTGCATTTTCAAGGAAGATGTTGCTCAATTCATGAAGCCGCTTTTGGAATTTTTCTCACAGATCAAATCCCCATTTTATATAAATGCATATCCATTTCTGGCATATAAGAGTGACCCTGAGCACATTGACCTTAACTATGCTCTCTTCAAGAAAAATGCCGGGATTCGTGATACAAAAACCAATCTACATTATGACAACATGTTTGATGCAATGGTTGATGCGTCGTATTTTGCTCTGGAGAAGGCTGGATTTGACAAGACAGAGGTCATAGTTTCCGAAACTGGTTGGGCGTCTCGCGGGGATGAAAGTGAAGCAGGAGCCAACGCCAAAAATGCCAGGACTTACAACTACAACCTGCGGAAACGGCTGACGAAGAAGAAGGGGACGCCTCATAGGCCAAAGACGGTTGTGAGAGCTTACATTTTTGCTTTGTTCAACGAGAATTTGAAACCGGGGCCGACTTCCGAGAGGAATTTCGGATTGTTCAAAGCTGATGGGAGCATTTCATACGACATTGGCTTCACTGGACTTGTTGGACCTTCTGCAGCATCCTCATCTCTTCGTAACTACAAA GTTTTCACAAGTTGTGCAGCTCTTCTGCTACTATTGTTAGCATCATAA